The Impatiens glandulifera chromosome 3, dImpGla2.1, whole genome shotgun sequence genome contains a region encoding:
- the LOC124931379 gene encoding protein PIGMENT DEFECTIVE 338, chloroplastic has protein sequence MPLLLLHPTVSFSLLSSSSLPPPSDFTLSHFTVTLKEPPLVAAAAASKSSISRPLTPALFCPASSTRRRRSFLQFCSKNEVSYAHVHTPQGEEEIEELGGLIGRPTPCPKQTGSGFSVNEDDEPPKPPKRDKDEALKPFLKFFRPRDPLEQQWDDDYYYYSKSSVKKEEEEIKKVVVKYYDPKPGEFVIGVIVSGNENKLDVNIGADLLGTMLTKEVLPLYEKEMDYLLFDTETDAEEFMVNGKVGIVKDKDAISSGGGLGPGRPVLEPGTVLFAQVLGRTLSGRPLLSTRRLFRRMAWHRVRQIKQLNEPIEVRITEWNTGGLLTRIEGLRAFLPKNELVARVNNFTDLKENVGRRMHVLVTRIDDASNNLILSEKDAWEKLNLREGSVLKGTVRKIYPYGAQIRIDETNRSGLLHISNISRDRVTSVSDLLAVDEKVKVMVAKSMFPDKIALSIADLESEPGLFLSNKEKVYSEAEEMAKKYRQKLSAYSVDQEVLLTEEALPFHDEENFYSNWKWFKFEKGDDIKQ, from the exons ATGCCACTCCTCCTGCTCCATCCCACTGTTTCATTCTCTCTCCTTTCCTCATCATCCTTACCACCACCCTCCGACTTCACCCTTTCGCATTTCACCGTTACACTCAAGGAACCACCTCtcgtcgccgccgccgccgcctccaAATCCTCAATTTCCCGACCCCTCACCCCCGCTCTCTTCTGTCCAGCTTCTTCCACTCGCAGAAGACGATCATTTCTCCAATTTTGCTCCAAAAATGAGGTTTCCTACGCACACGTCCACACTCCCCAAGGAGAAGAAGAGATCGAAGAGCTTGGAGGATTGATAGGCAGACCCACGCCCTGTCCCAAGCAAACTGGCAGTGGATTTTCTGTAAATGAAGACGATGAACCTCCAAAGCCTCCAAAACGTGACAAAGATGAAGCCTTGAAGCCATTCTTGAAGTTCTTCAGGCCCAGAGACCCATTAGAGCAGCAATGGGatgatgattattattattatagtaagTCATCGGtaaagaaggaggaggaggagataaAAAAGGTTGTTGTAAAGTATTATGATCCAAAACCAGGTGAGTTCGTAATAGGTGTTATAGTTTCTGGGAATGAGAACAAGCTGGATGTGAACATAGGCGCAGACCTGCTGGGTACAATGTTGACTAAAGAAGTGCTTCCTTTGTATGAGAAAGAGATGGATTACTTGCTGTTTGATACAGAGACGGACGCTGAGGAGTTTATGGTGAATGGGAAGGTGGGTATTGTCAAGGATAAGGATGCCATCAGCAGCGGAGGAGGATTGGGTCCTGGACGGCCTGTTCTTGAGCCTGGGACAGTCTTGTTTGCTCAGGTCCTTGGAAGAACTCTTAGTGGCCGTCCACTTCTCTCCACCAGACGGCTCTTCCGCCGGATGGCTTGGCACCGAGTCAGGCAG ATAAAACAACTTAATGAACCTATTGAGGTCAGAATTACAGAGTGGAACACTGGTGGCCTTCTCACTAGAATAGAG GGTCTGCGAGCATTTCTTCCTAAGAACGAGCTAGTGGCTAGAGTTAACAACTTCACTGATCTGAAGGAAAAT GTTGGGCGTCGAATGCATGTACTTGTTACAAGAATAGACGACGCCAGTAATAACTTGATTCTCAGTGAGAAAGATGCTTGG GAAAAGCTAAATCTTCGAGAGGGATCAGTTCTCAAAGGTACGGTTAGGAAGATCTATCCATATGGTGCTCAAATAAGGATAGACGAAACCAACAGAAG TGGATTGCTGCATATCTCAAACATTAGTAGAGACAGAGTGACCTCTGTAAGTGACCTGCTTGCTGTAGATGAAAAGGTTAAGGTTATGGTTGCCAAGTCAATGTTTCCAGACAAAATAGCGCTGAG TATTGCTGACCTGGAAAGCGAGCCTGGCCTATTCTTGTCAAATAAAGag AAAGTATATAGTGAAGCTGAAGAAATGGCAAAGAAGTACAGGCAGAAACTGTCAGCCTATTCTGTGGATCAGGAGGTGTTGTTAACGGAGGAGGCACTGCCTTTCCATGACGAAGAAAACTTCTATTCAAACTGGAAAtggttcaaatttgaaaagggtGATGATATTAAGCAATAA
- the LOC124929370 gene encoding DEAD-box ATP-dependent RNA helicase 39: MGGGGTARTLLSLSSSCSSSSSSLSSRFSFSLLSPTISLPLRRMLSQSLVPSRFFLRFSPLCSTSSAVAFPTSETEAVLQPTKHSALLEKLRIRHLKDATLPAPRRTAPVTISSTDDGADKKKKKNEVLASTFQELGLTEEVMGALGEMGISVPTEIQSIGMPAVLQGKTVVLGSHTGSGKTLAYMLPLVQLLRRDEVLHGKGMKPRRPRAVVLCPTRELNEQVFRVAKSICHHARFRVTMISGGTSIGLQEDSLNGPIDMVVGTPGRVLQHIEDGNMVYGDIKYVVLDEADTMFDRGFGPDIRKFLAPLKNRASKSNDDGFQTILVSATMTKGVQSLVDEEFQGIIHLRTSTLHKKIASARHDFIKLSGSENKLEALLQVLEPSLAKGNRVMIFCNTLNSSRAVDHYLTENSVSTVNYHGEVPAEERVENLKKFKSDDGDCPTLVCTDLAARGLDLDVDHVIMFDFPKNSIDYLHRTGRTARMGAKGKVTSLIARKDQLLAKRIEEAITKNESLESLSVDNVRRDIARSKITEQKNFKATKFSMEKNNKKVSPTNSSSTKGRNVIASSKTKSAKVSVPLKKKVEIKVSKSGSGGSFSKPNSSKKSTLGGQKQKTNRNTGTAQSGESKLNVVGFRARSSSAAKPSKFN, encoded by the exons ATGGGTGGTGGCGGGACTGCTCGAACGCTCCTTTCTTTATCCTCCTcgtgctcttcttcttcttcttcactatcATCTcgcttctctttctctctcctttcCCCTACAATTTCTCTTCCCCTTCGCAGGATGTTATCCCAATCTTTAGTTCCTAGTAGGTTTTTTTTGAGGTTTAGCCCCCTATGCTCTACTTCCTCTGCTGTCGCCTTCCCCACCTCAGAAACAGAAGCTGTATTGCAGCCCACAAAGCATTCAGCCCTTCTCGAGAAACTCAGAATAAGACACCTCAAGGATGCCACACTCCCCGCCCCCAGAAGGACGGCACCAGTCACTATTTCTTCCACCGATGACGGGGcggataagaagaagaaaaaaaatgaggtCTTGGCTTCGACTTTCCAAGAGCTGGGATTGACTGAGGAGGTTATGGGCGCTCTGGGGGAAATGGGTATTTCTGTGCCGACTGAAATTCAAAGCATCGGAATGCCTGCTGTTCTTCAAGGCAAGACTGTCGTTTTGGGCTCTCATACTGGCTCAGGAAAGACCCTTGCGTATATGCTGCCTCTTGTTCAG CTGCTGAGACGAGATGAAGTTTTGCATGGAAAAGGGATGAAGCCCAGGCGTCCTCGAGCTGTTGTCTTATGCCCCACAAGGGAGCTCAACGAGCAG GTGTTTCGAGTTGCAAAGTCTATTTGTCATCATGCACGATTTAGGGTTACCATGATAAGTGGTGGTACTAGCATAGGACTTCAAGAGGATTCATTAAATGGCCCAATTGACATGGTGGTTGGAACACCCGGTCGTGTACTTCAGCATATTGAAGACGGTAACATGGTTTATGGTGATATCAAATATGTG GTCTTGGATGAGGCAGATACCATGTTTGATCGTGGATTTGGCCCCGATATTCGCAAATTTCTCGCCCCTTTGAAAAACCGTGCTTCTAAGTCTAATGATGATGGATTTCAAACTATTCTAGTCTCTGCAACAATGACAAAG ggTGTGCAAAGCCTGGTTGATGAAGAGTTCCAAGGTATTATCCATTTGCGCACCTCAACATTGCACAAGAAGATAGCATCTGCCCGCCATGACTTTATCAAGCTTTCGGGCTCCGAAAACAAGCTGGAGGCTTTGTTACAG GTTCTAGAGCCAAGTTTGGCAAAGGGAAACAGAGTGATGATCTTCTGTAATACACTTAATTCCAGTCGTGCGGTGGATCACTATCTGACTGAAAATAGTGTCTCAACTGTAAACTACCATGGAGAGGTACCTGCTGAAGAAAG GGTTGAAAACCTCAAGAAGTTTAAGAGTGATGACGGAGATTGCCCCACATTGGTATGCACAGACTTGGCAGCTAGGGGATTGGACCTGGATGTGGATCACgttattatgtttgattttccAAAGAATTCT ATTGATTACCTCCACAGGACTGGAAGAACTGCTCGGATGGGTGCAAAAG GAAAAGTGACAAGTTTGATTGCCAGAAAGGACCAATTGCTGGCTAAAAGAATTGAGGAGGCCATAACAAAGAACGAGAGCTTGGAATCCCTCAGTGTAGATAATGTGAGAAGGGACATTGCCAGAAGCAAAATAACCGAGCAGAAGAACTTTAAAGCCACAAAATTCTCAATGgagaaaaacaacaaaaaagtTTCACCCACAAATTCATCAAGTACAAAGGGGCGCAATGTTATAGCTTCTTCCAAAACAAAATCAGCAAAGGTTTCTGTTCCCCTAAAGAAGAAAGTCGAAATTAAAGTGTCAAAGTCAGGGTCAGGGGGGAGCTTTTCAAAGCCAAATAGTTCAAAGAAATCTACTTTGGGTGGGCAGAAGCAGAAGACAAACAGAAATACTGGAACTGCCCAATCTGGCGAATCAAAACTGAATGTTGTTGGGTTCAGGGCTCGAAGTTCATCGGCTGCTAAGCCATCCAAGTTCAACTAA
- the LOC124931095 gene encoding very-long-chain aldehyde decarbonylase GL1-9-like — protein MVFWEGYVTDESMGTFAPIVVYWLYAGFYQLLPPLDNYRLHTRREEDERNLVSLPSVVRGVLLQQAVQALVAHLLFLVTSGSSSSSSSSSSLRVDETAQPWVVVQMVQICVAMVVMDTWQYFVHRYMHQNKFLYRNVHSQHHRLVVPYAIGALYNHPLEGLLLDTVGGAISFLVAGMTARTAVYFFCFAVIKTVDDHCGLWLPGNIFHLFFQNNTAYHDIHHQIQGLKYNYSQPFFPFWDKLLGTHMPYRLVKRPQGGFEAKLFKKL, from the exons ATGGTCTTCTGGGAAGGCTACGTCACCGATGAATCCATGGGAACCTTTGCGCCAATTGTGGTCTACTGGTTGTACGCCGGTTTTTATCAGCTGCTTCCTCCTCTAGACAACTACCGCCTGCACACCAGGAGGGAGGAAGATGAGAGGAACCTCGTCTCTCTGCCCTCCGTTGTAAGGGGTGTTCTTCTTCAGCAGGCTGTTCAGGCACTTGTTGCTCATTTGCTCTTTCTG GTAACTTCAGGTagtagcagcagcagcagcagcagctccTCATTGAGGGTTGATGAAACAGCTCAGCCGTGGGTGGTTGTGCAGATGGTGCAGATCTGCGTGGCAATGGTGGTGATGGACACGTGGCAGTATTTTGTACACAGGTACATGCACCAGAACAAATTCTTGTATCGTAATGTCCATTCTCAACACCATAGGTTAGTTGTACCTTATGCAATTGGGGCCCTTTACAACCACCCGTTGGAGGGTCTTCTACTGGACACAGTTGGTGGAGCTATTTCTTTCCTTGTGGCTGGAATGACTGCTCGAACTGCTGTTTATTTCTTCTGCTTTGCTGTAATCAAGACGGTTGATGATCACTGTGGACTATGGTTGCCTGGTAATATCTTCCACCTCTTCTTCCAGAACAATACTGCATATCACGACATCCATCATCAAATCCAGGGATTAAAATACAACTATTCTCAGCCTTTTTTCCCTTTTTGGGATAAGCTACTCGGCACGCACATGCCTTACAGGCTTGTAAAGCGGCCCCAAGGAGGTTTTGAGGCAAAACTATTCAAAAAACTTTAA
- the LOC124929325 gene encoding uncharacterized aarF domain-containing protein kinase At1g71810, chloroplastic isoform X2 has product MILLLLPPSPSLPANSFSSSSSPHRRSCRRSIPSPITHHHRLFLFRLNAIPAAAAAASSPTTTTAAAAPALDDDDYFTKYSGYLFDQLTDSSSLLTDYNISTIASIYNKKPLLLLRRLLQLASTIGIWLAKRYLDAALLNHRSDQMFQVRAAELRNILLQLGPAYIKIAQAISSRPDLIPPSYLNELSLLQDSISPFSDEIAFNTIEKELGVPIDELFSEISPNPVAAASLGQVYQARLRRTGRVVAVKVQRPGVQAAIALDILILRFLAGILRRVGKFNTDLQGVVDEWASSLFREMNYKNEAKNGLKFKELYGGIKDVLVPEMLSDLTTRKVLIMEWVEVGVYCSFNQLLECGFYHADPHPGNLLRTYDGKLAYLDFGMMGEFKQELREGFIEACLHLINRDYDALAKDFITLGLLPPTAEKDAVTKALTGVFQNAVSKGVSNISFGDLLGNLGTTMYKFKFQIPSYFSLVIRSLAVLEGIAISFNPNYKVLGSTYPWIARKVLTDSSPQLQASLQALLYKDGIFRIDRLESLLNESLRAKTERITVQNQLEDSRMTIKQVLSFTLTEKGTFVREILLEELAKGLDALGLSTFSSSITEEDKMNLRNMERIVLLLSGLRENGTSGKGLEEEVYPNERQRLPLLFLRQTGSMQEILPLLSSIIPELPSEIQQKLLLLPADLGGKLISRAAARTIRRFFLIGP; this is encoded by the exons atgatactACTCCTACTACCTCCTTCTCCTTCCCTTCCCGCCAattccttctcctcctcctcctcccccCACCGCCGGTCCTGCCGCCGGTCTATCCCATCCCCCATCACCCACCACCACCGCCTCTTCCTATTCAGACTAAATGCGAtaccagcagcagcagcagcagcaagcTCACCTACTACTACTACAGCTGCTGCTGCTCCTGCGCTGGATGATGATGACTATTTTACCAAGTATTCTGGTTACCTATTTGACCAGCTCACTGATTCTTCCTCCCTCCTAACCGACTACAACATCTCCACAATAGCTTCTATCTACAATAAGAAGCCCCTTCTACTCCTCCGCCGCCTGCTTCAGCTTGCCTCTACCATCGGTATTTGGCTTGCGAAACGATATCTCGACGCAGCCCTCCTCAATCACCGCTCAGACCAAATGTTTCAG GTTAGGGCTGCggaattgagaaatatattgTTACAGCTTGGACCG GCATACATCAAAATTGCTCAAGCTATTTCCTCTCGACCA GACCTGATACCGCCTTCATACTTGAATGAGCTTTCACTATTGCAAGATAGCATATCACCATTTTCAGACGAAATCGCATTCAACACAATAGAAAAAGAACTTGGAGTTCCAATTGATGAGCTTTTTTCAGAGATTTCACCAAATCCTGTGGCAGCAGCATCCCTAGGGCAG GTCTATCAAGCTAGACTACGGAGAACTGGACGGGTTGTTGCTGTCAAAGTACAAAGGCCTGGAGTTCAAGCAGCTATTGCTTTGGACATCTTGATTTTACGTTTTCTTGCGGGGATACTAAGGAGAGTTGGGAAGTTTAACACTGACCTTCAG GGAGTGGTTGATGAATGGGCATCAAGCCTTTTTCGG GAGATGAACTACAAGAATGAGGCTAAGAATGGGCTTAAGTTCAA AGAACTATATGGTGGTATAAAAGATGTTCTGGTTCCAGAAATGCTTAGTGATCTTACAACTCGTAAGGTTCTCATTATGGAGTGGGTGGAG GTTGGAGTTTATTGCTCATTTAACCAACTTCTCGAATGCGGCTTCTACCATGCAGATCCACACCCTGGAAATCTTCTCCGTACATATGATGGAAAACTAGCTTATCTAG ATTTTGGAATGATGGGTGAATTTAAACAAGAACTTCGTGAAGGTTTCATTGAAGCCTGTCTTCATCTCATAAATCGTGATTATGATGCATTGGCAAAGGACTTTATTACTCTTGG GCTTCTTCCACCTACAGCAGAGAAAGATGCTGTTACAAAAGCATTGACAG GTGTTTTCCAAAATGCTGTTTCCAAGGGGGTCAGCAATATAAGCTTTGGAGATCTTCTAGGGAACTTGGGAACAACCAT GTACAAGTTCAAATTCCAGATACCATCTTACTTTTCTCTTGTAATCCGGAG TCTTGCTGTATTGGAGGGAATTGCTATCAgttttaatccaaattataaagTCCTAGGAAGTACGTACCCTTGGATTGCCAGGAAAGTGCTGACTGACAGCTCTCCACAACTCCAGGCCTCTTTGCAAGCTCTTCTCTATAAG GATGGCATATTCAGAATTGACCGGTTAGAGTCTTTGCTGAATGAG TCCCTTCGTGCCAAAACAGAGCGGATCACAGTCCAAAATCAACTAGAAGACTCTCGAATGACTATCAAGCAAGTACTTTCCTTCACACTGACAGAGAAG GGTACATTTGTAAGAGAGATCCTTCTTGAAGAACTTGCAAAG GGTCTGGATGCTCTTGGTTTATCAACATTTTCATCGTCAATAACAGAGGAagataaaatgaacttaagaaaCATGGAACGCATTGTGCTTCTATTATCAGGTCTCAGAGAGAATGGAACCTCTGGCAAA GGTCTTGAAGAGGAGGTATATCCAAATGAAAGACAGAGACTGCCTTTATTATTTCTACGTCAAACAGGATCAATGCAGGAAATACTGCCTCTTCTTTCTTCCATTATCCCGGAg CTTCCATCAGAAATACAACAGAAGTTACTTCTTCTGCCGGCCGACCTGGGTGGGAAGTTAATTTCCCGAGCAGCTGCAAGGACAATCCGAAGGTTTTTTCTTATAGGACCCTAA
- the LOC124929325 gene encoding uncharacterized aarF domain-containing protein kinase At1g71810, chloroplastic isoform X1, with product MILLLLPPSPSLPANSFSSSSSPHRRSCRRSIPSPITHHHRLFLFRLNAIPAAAAAASSPTTTTAAAAPALDDDDYFTKYSGYLFDQLTDSSSLLTDYNISTIASIYNKKPLLLLRRLLQLASTIGIWLAKRYLDAALLNHRSDQMFQVRAAELRNILLQLGPAYIKIAQAISSRPDLIPPSYLNELSLLQDSISPFSDEIAFNTIEKELGVPIDELFSEISPNPVAAASLGQVYQARLRRTGRVVAVKVQRPGVQAAIALDILILRFLAGILRRVGKFNTDLQGVVDEWASSLFREMNYKNEAKNGLKFKELYGGIKDVLVPEMLSDLTTRKVLIMEWVEGGRLSEGKDLYLVEVGVYCSFNQLLECGFYHADPHPGNLLRTYDGKLAYLDFGMMGEFKQELREGFIEACLHLINRDYDALAKDFITLGLLPPTAEKDAVTKALTGVFQNAVSKGVSNISFGDLLGNLGTTMYKFKFQIPSYFSLVIRSLAVLEGIAISFNPNYKVLGSTYPWIARKVLTDSSPQLQASLQALLYKDGIFRIDRLESLLNESLRAKTERITVQNQLEDSRMTIKQVLSFTLTEKGTFVREILLEELAKGLDALGLSTFSSSITEEDKMNLRNMERIVLLLSGLRENGTSGKGLEEEVYPNERQRLPLLFLRQTGSMQEILPLLSSIIPELPSEIQQKLLLLPADLGGKLISRAAARTIRRFFLIGP from the exons atgatactACTCCTACTACCTCCTTCTCCTTCCCTTCCCGCCAattccttctcctcctcctcctcccccCACCGCCGGTCCTGCCGCCGGTCTATCCCATCCCCCATCACCCACCACCACCGCCTCTTCCTATTCAGACTAAATGCGAtaccagcagcagcagcagcagcaagcTCACCTACTACTACTACAGCTGCTGCTGCTCCTGCGCTGGATGATGATGACTATTTTACCAAGTATTCTGGTTACCTATTTGACCAGCTCACTGATTCTTCCTCCCTCCTAACCGACTACAACATCTCCACAATAGCTTCTATCTACAATAAGAAGCCCCTTCTACTCCTCCGCCGCCTGCTTCAGCTTGCCTCTACCATCGGTATTTGGCTTGCGAAACGATATCTCGACGCAGCCCTCCTCAATCACCGCTCAGACCAAATGTTTCAG GTTAGGGCTGCggaattgagaaatatattgTTACAGCTTGGACCG GCATACATCAAAATTGCTCAAGCTATTTCCTCTCGACCA GACCTGATACCGCCTTCATACTTGAATGAGCTTTCACTATTGCAAGATAGCATATCACCATTTTCAGACGAAATCGCATTCAACACAATAGAAAAAGAACTTGGAGTTCCAATTGATGAGCTTTTTTCAGAGATTTCACCAAATCCTGTGGCAGCAGCATCCCTAGGGCAG GTCTATCAAGCTAGACTACGGAGAACTGGACGGGTTGTTGCTGTCAAAGTACAAAGGCCTGGAGTTCAAGCAGCTATTGCTTTGGACATCTTGATTTTACGTTTTCTTGCGGGGATACTAAGGAGAGTTGGGAAGTTTAACACTGACCTTCAG GGAGTGGTTGATGAATGGGCATCAAGCCTTTTTCGG GAGATGAACTACAAGAATGAGGCTAAGAATGGGCTTAAGTTCAA AGAACTATATGGTGGTATAAAAGATGTTCTGGTTCCAGAAATGCTTAGTGATCTTACAACTCGTAAGGTTCTCATTATGGAGTGGGTGGAG GGGGGAAGGTTGTCGGAAGGGAAGGACCTTTATTTGGTTGAG GTTGGAGTTTATTGCTCATTTAACCAACTTCTCGAATGCGGCTTCTACCATGCAGATCCACACCCTGGAAATCTTCTCCGTACATATGATGGAAAACTAGCTTATCTAG ATTTTGGAATGATGGGTGAATTTAAACAAGAACTTCGTGAAGGTTTCATTGAAGCCTGTCTTCATCTCATAAATCGTGATTATGATGCATTGGCAAAGGACTTTATTACTCTTGG GCTTCTTCCACCTACAGCAGAGAAAGATGCTGTTACAAAAGCATTGACAG GTGTTTTCCAAAATGCTGTTTCCAAGGGGGTCAGCAATATAAGCTTTGGAGATCTTCTAGGGAACTTGGGAACAACCAT GTACAAGTTCAAATTCCAGATACCATCTTACTTTTCTCTTGTAATCCGGAG TCTTGCTGTATTGGAGGGAATTGCTATCAgttttaatccaaattataaagTCCTAGGAAGTACGTACCCTTGGATTGCCAGGAAAGTGCTGACTGACAGCTCTCCACAACTCCAGGCCTCTTTGCAAGCTCTTCTCTATAAG GATGGCATATTCAGAATTGACCGGTTAGAGTCTTTGCTGAATGAG TCCCTTCGTGCCAAAACAGAGCGGATCACAGTCCAAAATCAACTAGAAGACTCTCGAATGACTATCAAGCAAGTACTTTCCTTCACACTGACAGAGAAG GGTACATTTGTAAGAGAGATCCTTCTTGAAGAACTTGCAAAG GGTCTGGATGCTCTTGGTTTATCAACATTTTCATCGTCAATAACAGAGGAagataaaatgaacttaagaaaCATGGAACGCATTGTGCTTCTATTATCAGGTCTCAGAGAGAATGGAACCTCTGGCAAA GGTCTTGAAGAGGAGGTATATCCAAATGAAAGACAGAGACTGCCTTTATTATTTCTACGTCAAACAGGATCAATGCAGGAAATACTGCCTCTTCTTTCTTCCATTATCCCGGAg CTTCCATCAGAAATACAACAGAAGTTACTTCTTCTGCCGGCCGACCTGGGTGGGAAGTTAATTTCCCGAGCAGCTGCAAGGACAATCCGAAGGTTTTTTCTTATAGGACCCTAA